From a region of the Pradoshia eiseniae genome:
- the rplD gene encoding 50S ribosomal protein L4: protein MPKIALLNQSGAQVGDIELNESVFGIEPNENVVTEAILMQRASLRQGTHKVKNRSEVSGGGRKPWRQKGTGRARQGSIRSPQWRGGGVVFGPTPRGYAYKLPKKVRRLAIKSVLSAKVNEENMIVLDALSFEAPKTKEFTAVLKGLNTESKKALIVTADVDENVALSGRNIPGVTVVDANSINVLEVVGHEKLIMTKAAVEKIEEVLG from the coding sequence ATGCCGAAAATTGCTCTTTTAAACCAAAGCGGCGCTCAAGTTGGCGATATCGAGCTTAACGAGTCCGTATTTGGCATCGAACCAAATGAGAACGTAGTAACTGAAGCAATCCTTATGCAAAGAGCTTCTTTGCGTCAAGGTACACATAAAGTTAAAAACCGCTCTGAAGTAAGCGGCGGTGGCCGTAAACCATGGCGTCAAAAAGGAACTGGTCGTGCTCGTCAAGGCTCTATCCGTTCACCACAATGGCGCGGCGGTGGTGTTGTTTTCGGACCTACACCAAGAGGCTATGCTTACAAACTTCCTAAGAAAGTACGTCGTTTAGCGATTAAATCCGTTCTTTCTGCGAAAGTTAACGAAGAAAACATGATCGTTCTTGATGCTTTGAGCTTCGAAGCACCAAAAACTAAAGAATTCACAGCTGTATTAAAAGGCTTGAATACTGAAAGCAAAAAAGCGTTGATCGTTACTGCTGATGTAGACGAAAACGTAGCATTATCTGGCCGCAACATTCCTGGAGTAACTGTTGTTGATGCAAACTCAATCAACGTACTAGAGGTTGTTGGACATGAGAAATTAATCATGACTAAAGCAGCTGTTGAAAAAATAGAGGAGGTGCTTGGATAA
- the rplW gene encoding 50S ribosomal protein L23 yields the protein MEARDIIKRPVITEFSADIMADKKYTFEVDVRANKTQIKDAVEEIFDVKVEKVNVMNYKGKFKRMGRHAGYTNKRRKAIVKLTADSKEIEFFEA from the coding sequence ATGGAAGCACGCGATATTATTAAGCGCCCCGTGATCACAGAATTCTCAGCTGACATCATGGCTGATAAGAAATACACTTTCGAAGTTGACGTTAGAGCTAACAAAACTCAAATCAAAGATGCTGTTGAAGAAATCTTTGACGTAAAAGTTGAAAAAGTTAACGTTATGAACTACAAAGGTAAATTCAAACGCATGGGTAGACATGCTGGATATACAAACAAACGCCGTAAAGCGATTGTTAAGCTAACTGCTGATAGCAAAGAAATCGAATTCTTCGAAGCATAA